A stretch of DNA from Candidatus Rokuibacteriota bacterium:
GCGCACCGCCAGGTCGCGCAGCGCGGTGCCCTCCCTGGCCCGCAGCGCGAGGACCACGCGGCCAGCGGCCTGATCGGTCTCCTTGGTCTCGAACATCGGCAGCTCGCCGAAGGTGGGCTGGGCGGCGGCCCAGGTCGCGGGCGAGAGCAGCTCCACCACGAGCTCCGTGGTCCCGCGGCGCCGGATGTCCTTGACGGCGATGCCCTTCCGCTCGAGAGAGGCCCGGATCCCGCTCCCGGCGCGCTCCACCTGCGCCTCGATCGCCTTGTCGAGATCCACGCCGAGGACGAGGTGGATCCCGCCCTGGAGGTCGAGCCCGAGGTTCAGCGTGGACGGGAGGATCCCGGCGCGGCGCGCCTGCGCGGCCGGCCCGTAGAGGTACGCCCGCGCGAAGGGGGGCGGGTAGAGGTAGAGGAGGGACGCGACGAAGACGGTGGCGACGATGCCGATGCGGAGCCAGAGATGCCGCCGCATCAGGCGGCGCCCTCCTTCTCTCCGGCGGCCGGCACGATGCGGCCGATGGCCGCCCGGTCGAACTGGAGCTTGACCTGGTCGGACACCTTGAGCGTCACCGTGTGCTCGTCGAGGCCCACGACCGTGCCGTGCATCCCGCTCGAGGTCACGACCCGGTCGCCCTTCTTGACGGCCCGCAGCAGAGCCTCCCGCTCCCGCTTCTGCTTCTGCTGCGGGCGGATGAGGAGGAAGTAGAAGATCGCGAAGATGGCCGCGAAGAAGACGACCTGAGTCGCCACCGAGCCGGCGCCGCCGCCACCCGGGGACTGTCCCATCGCATACGCCAGGTCCACCATAGAGCCTCAGGCCTCCGTGTCTGTCGTGCTGTCCGACGAACCGCCCCCGGATTCTACCCCATAACGGCCCAGAAACCGAGAGCGGAATGCCCCGAACTCGCCTGCGGCGAGCGCCCGGCGCATGGCCGCCATGAGCCCGAGATAGAACGTCACGTTGTGGAGCGAGAGGAGCCTGTAGGCGAGCAGCTCGCGCGCCACAAAGAGGTGGCGGAGGTACGCGCGCGAGAAGCCGCGGCAGCCCTCGCATGGGCACGCGGCCTCCAGCGGCGCGGGATCGCGCGCGTAACGGGCATGCGTGATGGTGAGGGGCCCGTCGGCGGTGAAGACCTGGCCGTTGCGCGCGTTGCGCGTGGGCAGGACGCAGTCGAAGAGGTCCACGCCCCGCGCGACGGCTTCGACCAGGTCCGCGGGCTTGCCCACGCCCATCAGGTATCGCGGCCGAGCGGCGGGCAGGAGCCCGGCCACGAGCGCGGCGATCTCGTACATCCGTTCGGTCGGCTCGCCGACGGCCAGCCCGCCGATGGCGTAGCCGTCGAGCCCGAAGGCCACGGTGGCTTCCGCGGAGCGCCGCCTGAGGTCGTCGAAGGTGCCGCCCTGCACGATGCCGAAGAGCGCCTGGCTGCCGTTCCCCTCGCGATGGGCCGCGACAGAGCGGGCCAGCCAGCGCAGGGTGAGTCCGAGGGACTGCTCGGTGGCGGCGGCGGTGGCGGGCTGGGCGAGACACTCGTCGAGCGGGTGGATGATGTCGACCCCGAGCGCCTGCTGGATCTCGATGCAGCGCTCGGGGGAAAGGGCGCGGAGGGAGCCATCGATGTGCGAGCGAAACTCGACGCCCGCTTCGCTGACCTTCCGGAGCTTGCTGAGGCTCCAGACCTGGAAGCCGCCCGAGTCGGTGAGGATCGGCCCGTCCCAGCCCATGAAGCGGTGGAGCCCCCCCAGTTCGCGCACGGTCTCGGGTCCCGGCCGCAGGAAGAGATGGTAGGTGTTGGAGAGGACGATCTGCGCGCCCGCGGCGCGGAGATCCGTGGGCGAGAGGCTCTTGACACTGCCCTGGGTGGCCACGGGCATGAAGGCGGGTGTCTCGATGGGGCCCCGCGCGGTGCGGATCCTGCCGAGACGAGCCGCGCCTTCGGTCCGGAGCAGCGCGAACTCGATCGCCGCCATCTACTGGATGAGCATCGCGTCGCCGTAGGAGTAGAAGCGGTAGCGCGCCTCGACGGCGTGGGCGTAGGCGGCGAGCATCAGCTCCCGGCCCGCGAAGGCCGACACCAGGACGAGCAGCGTGGAGCGCGGCAGGTGGAAGTTGGTGACGAGAGCGTCCACGATGCGGAAGCGATGGCCGGGCCGGACGAAGAGGTCAGCCGCCCCCGTCCCCGCCCGGACGCCTCCCCCCGCCTCGGCGGCCCACTCCAGCGAGCGCGTCGTCGTGGTGCCGACGGCCACCACGAGCCGGCCGTCGGCCTTCGCGCGGCTGACGGCCTCGGCGGTCTCAGCGGGGATCGTCACCCGCTCCGCCTCCAGCCGGTGCTCCTCGACGGTGTGGCCCACGAGGGGCCTGAAGGTCGCCGGGCCCACGTGGAGCGTGACGGCGTGGATCTCGACGCTCCGGGCCCGCAGCCGCTCGATCAGCGCCGGCGTGAAGTGCAGCCCCGCGGTGGGGGCCGCCACCGACCCCGGATCGCGCGCGTAGACGGTCTGGTAGCGCTGCCAGTCCTCGGGCTTCGGCGAGGCGTGACGCGCGATGTACGGCGGCAGCGGGGGCAGCCCGTGGCGCTCGAGGAGGTCCAGCACCGGGCCCGGAGCGTCGATGTCCAGCACGCGGGTGCCCTGCCCCGTCCGCCCGAGGACCACGGCGCGCGCCGCGCCCCCCG
This window harbors:
- the tgt gene encoding tRNA guanosine(34) transglycosylase Tgt, yielding MAAIEFALLRTEGAARLGRIRTARGPIETPAFMPVATQGSVKSLSPTDLRAAGAQIVLSNTYHLFLRPGPETVRELGGLHRFMGWDGPILTDSGGFQVWSLSKLRKVSEAGVEFRSHIDGSLRALSPERCIEIQQALGVDIIHPLDECLAQPATAAATEQSLGLTLRWLARSVAAHREGNGSQALFGIVQGGTFDDLRRRSAEATVAFGLDGYAIGGLAVGEPTERMYEIAALVAGLLPAARPRYLMGVGKPADLVEAVARGVDLFDCVLPTRNARNGQVFTADGPLTITHARYARDPAPLEAACPCEGCRGFSRAYLRHLFVARELLAYRLLSLHNVTFYLGLMAAMRRALAAGEFGAFRSRFLGRYGVESGGGSSDSTTDTEA
- the yajC gene encoding preprotein translocase subunit YajC yields the protein MVDLAYAMGQSPGGGGAGSVATQVVFFAAIFAIFYFLLIRPQQKQKREREALLRAVKKGDRVVTSSGMHGTVVGLDEHTVTLKVSDQVKLQFDRAAIGRIVPAAGEKEGAA
- the queA gene encoding tRNA preQ1(34) S-adenosylmethionine ribosyltransferase-isomerase QueA; amino-acid sequence: MWRPSAACSASRRRPRGSSRCCRRSRPPPRAGPPRPHRRARGLAVTDASLFDYPLRPELIAQEPVSPRDASRLLSVTRASGRWEDRSFRELPDLLRPGDCLVWNDSRVIPARLLGTLANDGRAVELLLLREQAEGRWEAMVRPGRRCRPGVRLELAGGAARAVVLGRTGQGTRVLDIDAPGPVLDLLERHGLPPLPPYIARHASPKPEDWQRYQTVYARDPGSVAAPTAGLHFTPALIERLRARSVEIHAVTLHVGPATFRPLVGHTVEEHRLEAERVTIPAETAEAVSRAKADGRLVVAVGTTTTRSLEWAAEAGGGVRAGTGAADLFVRPGHRFRIVDALVTNFHLPRSTLLVLVSAFAGRELMLAAYAHAVEARYRFYSYGDAMLIQ